One window from the genome of Myripristis murdjan chromosome 6, fMyrMur1.1, whole genome shotgun sequence encodes:
- the snx22 gene encoding sorting nexin-22 isoform X1, with the protein MIEVTIPSMEREVDDSGKLRKLFRVDILFNGRKHYVMRRHSEFHNLHRKLRKIIQTPDFPSKRNPHLRTKPLEQRRQELEDYIQEIIYQNEDVPQVLLDFLHVKHFHTGNKISSLESLDDLDGESYSYQLSHQRVVGYFQDPYLSECAAGLPDVVVDGVLQGFYHRDIRVSFTASTKSNPHSLTEPSAGTSMQD; encoded by the exons ATGATTGAAGTAACGATTCCATCGATGGAGAGGGAAGTGGATGACTCGGGAAAGTTAAGGAAG CTCTTCAGAGTTGACATCTTGTTTAACGGGAGGAAACATTATGTGATGAGAAGACACAGTGAATTCCATAATCTCCACAGAAAA CTTAGGAAGATTATTCAGACTCCTGATTTTCCCAGCAAAAGAAACCCCCACCTGCGGACGAAGCCTCTGGAGCAAAGGAGGCAGGAGCTGGAAGACTACATCCAG GAGATCATCTATCAAAATGAAGATGTGCCACAGGTGCTGTTGGACTTCCTTCATGTTAAACACTTCCACACAGGGAACAAGATCAGCAGCCTAGA ATCACTTGATGACTTGGACGGTGAGAGTTACAG TTACCAGTTATCACATCAGCGTGTGGTGGGATATTTTCAAGACCCTTATCTCTCCGAATGTGCAGCAG GTCTCCCAGATGTTGTTGTGGATGGAGTTCTCCAGGGCTTCTACCACCGGGACATCAGGGTTAGCTTCACTGCCTCTACCAAATCCAACCCCCACAGTCTGACTGAGCCCAGCGCCGGCACTTCAATGCAGGACTAA
- the snx22 gene encoding sorting nexin-22 isoform X2, whose amino-acid sequence MRRHSEFHNLHRKLRKIIQTPDFPSKRNPHLRTKPLEQRRQELEDYIQEIIYQNEDVPQVLLDFLHVKHFHTGNKISSLESLDDLDGESYSYQLSHQRVVGYFQDPYLSECAAGLPDVVVDGVLQGFYHRDIRVSFTASTKSNPHSLTEPSAGTSMQD is encoded by the exons ATGAGAAGACACAGTGAATTCCATAATCTCCACAGAAAA CTTAGGAAGATTATTCAGACTCCTGATTTTCCCAGCAAAAGAAACCCCCACCTGCGGACGAAGCCTCTGGAGCAAAGGAGGCAGGAGCTGGAAGACTACATCCAG GAGATCATCTATCAAAATGAAGATGTGCCACAGGTGCTGTTGGACTTCCTTCATGTTAAACACTTCCACACAGGGAACAAGATCAGCAGCCTAGA ATCACTTGATGACTTGGACGGTGAGAGTTACAG TTACCAGTTATCACATCAGCGTGTGGTGGGATATTTTCAAGACCCTTATCTCTCCGAATGTGCAGCAG GTCTCCCAGATGTTGTTGTGGATGGAGTTCTCCAGGGCTTCTACCACCGGGACATCAGGGTTAGCTTCACTGCCTCTACCAAATCCAACCCCCACAGTCTGACTGAGCCCAGCGCCGGCACTTCAATGCAGGACTAA